A genomic window from Castor canadensis chromosome 18, mCasCan1.hap1v2, whole genome shotgun sequence includes:
- the Pisd gene encoding phosphatidylserine decarboxylase proenzyme, mitochondrial isoform X4, with translation MSRPALKLRSWPLTFLYYLLPFGALRPLSRVGWRPVSRVALYKSVPTRLLSRAWGRLNQVELPHWLRRPVYSLYIWTFGVNMKEAAVEDLHHYRNLSEFFRRKLKPQARPVCGLHSVISPSDGKILNFGQVKNCEVEQVKGVTYSLESFLGPRTNAEDLPFPPASSCESFRNQLVTREGNELYHCVIYLAPGDYHCFHSPTDWTVSRRRHFPGSLMSVNPGMARWIKELFCHNERVVLTGDWKHGFFSLTAVGATNVGSIRIYFDQDLHTNSPRYSKGSYNDFSFVTLANKEGVPMRKGEHLGEFNLGSTIVLIFEAPQDFKFRLKPGQKIRFGEALGSL, from the exons ATGTCCAGGCCAGCACTGAAACTGCGCTCCTGGCCCCTGACCTTTCTCTACTACCTCTTGCCCTTCGGCGCCCTCAGGCCACTCAGCCGGGTGGGATGGAGGCCTGTGAGCAGG GTGGCACTGTATAAGTCGGTGCCGACGCGTTTGCTGTCACGGGCCTGGGGCCGTCTCAACCAGGTGGAGCTGCCGCACTGGCTGCGCAGGCCTGTCTACAGCCTGTACATCTGGACTTTCGGGGTGAACATGAAGGAGGCCGCGGTGGAGGACCTGCACCACTACCGGAACCTCAGCGAGTTCTTCCGGCGCAAGCTGAAGCCACAGGCCCGGCCCGTCTGCGGCCTGCACAGCGTG ATCAGCCCATCAGATGGGAAGATCCTCAACTTTGGGCAGGTGAAGAACTGTGAGGTGGAGCAGGTAAAGGGGGTCACCTACTCCCTGGAGTCCTTCCTGGGCCCTCGAACCAACGCAGAGGACCTGCCCTTCCCCCCAG CCTCCTCTTGTGAGTCCTTCAGAAACCAGCTGGTCACCCGGGAAGGGAATGAGCTCTACCACTGTGTCATCTACCTGGCCCCTGGGGACTACCACTGCTTCCACTCCCCCACAGACTGGACCGTCTCCCGCCGGCGCCACTTCCCCG GCTCCCTGATGTCAGTGAACCCTGGCATGGCCCGCTGGATCAAAGAACTCTTCTGCCACAACGAGCGAGTGGTCCTGACAGGGGACTGGAAACATGGCTTCTTCTCACTGACGGCTGTGGGGGCCACCAACGTGGGCTCCATTCGGATCTACTTTGACCAG gacCTGCATACGAACAGCCCGAGGTACAGCAAGGGCTCCTACAACGACTTCAGCTTTGTGACACTTGCCAACAAAGAGGGTGTCCCCATGCGCAAGGGCGAGCACCTGGGCGAGTTCAACCTGGGCTCCACCATCGTGCTCATCTTCGAGGCACCCCAGGACTTCAAGTTCAGGCTGAAGCCGGGGCAGAAGATCCGCTTCGGGGAGGCACTGGGCTCCCTCTAG
- the Pisd gene encoding phosphatidylserine decarboxylase proenzyme, mitochondrial isoform X3, translating to MCQSEARRGPELQAAAKWLHFPQLALRRRLGQLSCMSRPALKLRSWPLTFLYYLLPFGALRPLSRVGWRPVSRVALYKSVPTRLLSRAWGRLNQVELPHWLRRPVYSLYIWTFGVNMKEAAVEDLHHYRNLSEFFRRKLKPQARPVCGLHSVISPSDGKILNFGQVKNCEVEQVKGVTYSLESFLGPRTNAEDLPFPPASSCESFRNQLVTREGNELYHCVIYLAPGDYHCFHSPTDWTVSRRRHFPGSLMSVNPGMARWIKELFCHNERVVLTGDWKHGFFSLTAVGATNVGSIRIYFDQDLHTNSPRYSKGSYNDFSFVTLANKEGVPMRKGEHLGEFNLGSTIVLIFEAPQDFKFRLKPGQKIRFGEALGSL from the exons ATGTGTCAGTCAGAGGCACGGCGAGGACCAGAGCTGCAAGCAGCAGCGAAATG GTTGCACTTCCCCCAGCTGGCCCTACGGCGGAGGCTGGGCCAGCTGAGCTGCATGTCCAGGCCAGCACTGAAACTGCGCTCCTGGCCCCTGACCTTTCTCTACTACCTCTTGCCCTTCGGCGCCCTCAGGCCACTCAGCCGGGTGGGATGGAGGCCTGTGAGCAGG GTGGCACTGTATAAGTCGGTGCCGACGCGTTTGCTGTCACGGGCCTGGGGCCGTCTCAACCAGGTGGAGCTGCCGCACTGGCTGCGCAGGCCTGTCTACAGCCTGTACATCTGGACTTTCGGGGTGAACATGAAGGAGGCCGCGGTGGAGGACCTGCACCACTACCGGAACCTCAGCGAGTTCTTCCGGCGCAAGCTGAAGCCACAGGCCCGGCCCGTCTGCGGCCTGCACAGCGTG ATCAGCCCATCAGATGGGAAGATCCTCAACTTTGGGCAGGTGAAGAACTGTGAGGTGGAGCAGGTAAAGGGGGTCACCTACTCCCTGGAGTCCTTCCTGGGCCCTCGAACCAACGCAGAGGACCTGCCCTTCCCCCCAG CCTCCTCTTGTGAGTCCTTCAGAAACCAGCTGGTCACCCGGGAAGGGAATGAGCTCTACCACTGTGTCATCTACCTGGCCCCTGGGGACTACCACTGCTTCCACTCCCCCACAGACTGGACCGTCTCCCGCCGGCGCCACTTCCCCG GCTCCCTGATGTCAGTGAACCCTGGCATGGCCCGCTGGATCAAAGAACTCTTCTGCCACAACGAGCGAGTGGTCCTGACAGGGGACTGGAAACATGGCTTCTTCTCACTGACGGCTGTGGGGGCCACCAACGTGGGCTCCATTCGGATCTACTTTGACCAG gacCTGCATACGAACAGCCCGAGGTACAGCAAGGGCTCCTACAACGACTTCAGCTTTGTGACACTTGCCAACAAAGAGGGTGTCCCCATGCGCAAGGGCGAGCACCTGGGCGAGTTCAACCTGGGCTCCACCATCGTGCTCATCTTCGAGGCACCCCAGGACTTCAAGTTCAGGCTGAAGCCGGGGCAGAAGATCCGCTTCGGGGAGGCACTGGGCTCCCTCTAG
- the Pisd gene encoding phosphatidylserine decarboxylase proenzyme, mitochondrial isoform X2: MRSTGSESWRSWDWRFHPNLLVTGRLHFPQLALRRRLGQLSCMSRPALKLRSWPLTFLYYLLPFGALRPLSRVGWRPVSRVALYKSVPTRLLSRAWGRLNQVELPHWLRRPVYSLYIWTFGVNMKEAAVEDLHHYRNLSEFFRRKLKPQARPVCGLHSVISPSDGKILNFGQVKNCEVEQVKGVTYSLESFLGPRTNAEDLPFPPASSCESFRNQLVTREGNELYHCVIYLAPGDYHCFHSPTDWTVSRRRHFPGSLMSVNPGMARWIKELFCHNERVVLTGDWKHGFFSLTAVGATNVGSIRIYFDQDLHTNSPRYSKGSYNDFSFVTLANKEGVPMRKGEHLGEFNLGSTIVLIFEAPQDFKFRLKPGQKIRFGEALGSL; encoded by the exons GTTGCACTTCCCCCAGCTGGCCCTACGGCGGAGGCTGGGCCAGCTGAGCTGCATGTCCAGGCCAGCACTGAAACTGCGCTCCTGGCCCCTGACCTTTCTCTACTACCTCTTGCCCTTCGGCGCCCTCAGGCCACTCAGCCGGGTGGGATGGAGGCCTGTGAGCAGG GTGGCACTGTATAAGTCGGTGCCGACGCGTTTGCTGTCACGGGCCTGGGGCCGTCTCAACCAGGTGGAGCTGCCGCACTGGCTGCGCAGGCCTGTCTACAGCCTGTACATCTGGACTTTCGGGGTGAACATGAAGGAGGCCGCGGTGGAGGACCTGCACCACTACCGGAACCTCAGCGAGTTCTTCCGGCGCAAGCTGAAGCCACAGGCCCGGCCCGTCTGCGGCCTGCACAGCGTG ATCAGCCCATCAGATGGGAAGATCCTCAACTTTGGGCAGGTGAAGAACTGTGAGGTGGAGCAGGTAAAGGGGGTCACCTACTCCCTGGAGTCCTTCCTGGGCCCTCGAACCAACGCAGAGGACCTGCCCTTCCCCCCAG CCTCCTCTTGTGAGTCCTTCAGAAACCAGCTGGTCACCCGGGAAGGGAATGAGCTCTACCACTGTGTCATCTACCTGGCCCCTGGGGACTACCACTGCTTCCACTCCCCCACAGACTGGACCGTCTCCCGCCGGCGCCACTTCCCCG GCTCCCTGATGTCAGTGAACCCTGGCATGGCCCGCTGGATCAAAGAACTCTTCTGCCACAACGAGCGAGTGGTCCTGACAGGGGACTGGAAACATGGCTTCTTCTCACTGACGGCTGTGGGGGCCACCAACGTGGGCTCCATTCGGATCTACTTTGACCAG gacCTGCATACGAACAGCCCGAGGTACAGCAAGGGCTCCTACAACGACTTCAGCTTTGTGACACTTGCCAACAAAGAGGGTGTCCCCATGCGCAAGGGCGAGCACCTGGGCGAGTTCAACCTGGGCTCCACCATCGTGCTCATCTTCGAGGCACCCCAGGACTTCAAGTTCAGGCTGAAGCCGGGGCAGAAGATCCGCTTCGGGGAGGCACTGGGCTCCCTCTAG